The genomic segment ATTCTCGCCGCCGCCGGCGCCGACACTTTGCTTGTCGATTGCAGCACCATCGATGCCGAGACGGCCCGTCTGGTCGCCGCACGGGCAGGCGAGCGTGGCCTGACCATGCTCGACGCGCCGGTGTCCGGGGGCGTCAACGGCGCCAAGGCCGGCGGACTGACCTTCATGGTCGGCGGTGACGCGGCCGGCCTGGAACGGGTGCGGCCATTGCTGGACGTCATGGGCAAGAACGTCTTCCACGCCGGCGAAGCCGGTGCCGGCCAGGTCGGCAAGATGTGCAACAACATGCTGCTCGGCATTCTCATGACCGGCACATCGGAGGCCATCAATCTGGCGGTGGCCAACGGGCTCGATCCGAGCGTGATCTCGGAGATCATGAAGAATGCCTCGGGCGGCAATTGGGCACTCAACGTCTATAACCCCTACCCGGGCGTCATGGACAATGCGCCGGCGTCCAACGACTACAAACCCGGTTTCGGCGTCGATCTGATGCTCAAGGACCTGGGCCTGGCGATGGATTCGAGCCTCAAGAACGGGGTCGCGACGCCGCTGGGCTCCATGGCCCGCAGCCTGTATTCGATCCATAGCCGCTCCGGGGCCGGCGCGCGCGACTTCTCGAGCATCCTCGAGTTGCTGCACGGAATGCAGGAACACTGATATCCGCACCGGCCTGTCGGGCCGGTATACGACGCAACGACTGGCTCGTGCCGACACACCGTATGGCCGGGCTTGAGGAGCACAGCGCATGCAATCGATCGACGCATTCAAGGCCGCGCGGCAGATGCTGCTGGAGCGGCGCGAGGACTATACGCGCGCCTATGAGGACTTCCGCTGGCCGCAGCTGGAGCAGTTCAACTGGGCGTTGGACTGGTTCGACGACTACGCCGCGGACAACGACAAGACGGCCCTGTGGCTGGTCGACGCCGACGGCAGCGAGACCAAGTGCAGCTTCGAGCAGATGCGCCAGCGTTCCAACCAGGTGGCCAATTTCCTGCGCGCCAGCGGTGTCGAACGCGGCGATACGATGCTGGTCATGCTCGACAACGTCGCCCCGCTGTGGGAGACCATGCTCGCGGCCATCAAACTCGGCGCCGTCGTCATTCCGGCTACCACTCTGCTGTCGCAGAACGACCTCGGCGACCGGCTGTCTCGCGGCGGCGTGACACATATCGTGGCCGCCGACGAGCACGTGGCCAAGTTCGAGGGCGTGGCCGGCGGGCTGACCCGGATCGTGGTCGGCGAGCCGGCGGGCGACTGGCTGGTCTTCGACGATGCCTACCACGCCGAGACCGAGTTCGAAGCCCGCGGCGTGACCCACGCCAACGATCCCATGCTGCTGTATTTCACCTCCGGCACGACGTCCAAACCGAAGCTGGTGCAGCATACGCATCAGAGCTACCCGGTCGGTTCACTGTCGACCATGTACTGGCTCGGTCTGCAGCCGGACGACGTGCATTTCAATATCAGCTCGCCCGGCTGGGCCAAGCACGCGTGGTCGAATCTGTTCGCGCCCTGGGATGCCGGCTGTACGGTGTTCGTGTATCGAAGCGCACGGTTTTCCGCTCCGGAGGTGTTGTCGGTGATTGCCGACAAGGGCGTGACGAGCCTGTGTGCGCCGCCCACGGTCTGGCGGCTGCTCATCCAGGAAGACCTGGCCGCGTACGACGTCAGGCTGCGTAGCCTGGTGGGAGCCGGCGAGCCGCTCAACCCCGAGGTCATCGCCCGCGTGGAACGCCTGTGGGGGCTCAAGATCCGCGACGGCTACGGACAGACCGAGACCACTGCCCAGATCGGCAATCCGCCGGGCCAGGCGATGAAATCCGGCTCGATGGGGCGACCGCTGCCCGGCTACCGTATCGCGCTGCTCGACCCGTTCGATCAGGAACACGACGAAGGCGAGATCGCCATCGACATCCGTGATGTCCGTCCGCTCGGACTGATGGCTGAATATCGCGACGATCCCGAGCGCATGAAGGCCGCCATGCGTGACGGCTACTATCGCACTGGCGACGTAGCCAGCCGCGACTCCGAAGGCTATTTCTGGTACGTCGGACGTGCCGACGACGTGTTCAAGTCGTCGGATTACCGCATCAGCCCGTTCGAACTCGAATCGATCCTCATCGAGCATGAATCAGTGGCCGAGGCCGCGGTCGTGCCGGCTCCCGATGACATGAAGCTCAGCGTGCCCAAGGCCTATGTCGTGTTGCGTCGAGGATTCGAGCCGTCGCGCGAGAGCGCCAAGGCCCTGTTCGAGTTTTCCCGGCAGCGGCTCGCACCCTATGCCCGTATCCGCGAACTCGAATTCGCCGAGCTGCCCAAGACCATCTCGGGCAAGATTCGGCGGGTCGAACTGCGTGCCCATGCAGCCGGCAACGAGCACGGCGAACATGCGTACGCGGAGAGCGATTTCCCCGAATTGAAGGTCTAGCTCGGCTGGAACGGGCTGCGTGATGCCGCGCCCATAGGCGGCATCGCACGCGCTCTTGGGCGTTGGCGGGCGCCCGAACCCGAACGCCGGGCCGTCAGCCTCGGGCGCCCTCGGTCGATGACAGGCGGGGCGACACCCGCACGAAGCCGGTATCCGCTATGGCGGGGTCGAGCACTGTCTGTCGTCAAAAACGCCGGTTGCGCGTTCTGCCAAGCGCATGCGCTGCGGCCGTGATTGCGTCCGGGCTACGGTCCGCACGGAGCGCTATTGTCGTTCTCCAGCCGGTTCGGGGCACGGCATAAACCGGGCATACGGCAGGTGCCGGTGCTTATCGACAGTGCTGGGCACGGGCCAAAGACCGGCGGCGAATCCCGGATGGCCGGTATGTCCGGTTTTCGTGTATCAGTACGATCAGGTAATTGGTAGCCCGATGAGTCGCAGCACGACGGCTCGCGCCGATCGAGTGATCGCGTGGCCACGGCGTGCTACGGCCTTGCGCCGAAGAGCTGCGTGCGCTCCAAGGCCTTGCGAGCGGGCGTATCAGGTGGATTTGGCCTTGAGCAGCCGCGCCAGTTCACCGACGAAGCCCCGCCGGAAGATGAGCACGCACACCACGAAGATCGCCCCGATGGCGACCTGAACCCACGAGCCGAACGAGGCCAGCTCGTCCTGCATGGTAATCACCACGCCGGCGCCGGCGACCGGTCCGAACAGCGTGCCCATGCCCCCCAGCAGCGTCATCAGCACGACTTCGCCCGACATCTGCCAGTGCACGTCGGTGAGCGAGGCGAACTGGAAGATGATCGCCTTGGTCGCTCCGGCGGTGCCGGCCAGGGTGGCTGATATGATGAACGCGATGAGCTTGAAGCGTTCCACGTTGTAGCCCAGCGAACGGGCGCGAGGCTCGTTTTCGCGGATGGCGGTCAGAATCTGGCCGAACGGCGAATGGATGGTGCGATAGATGATCAGGAAACCGATCATGAAGATCGCGAACACCACGTAGTAGATCGCGAGCGGGTCGTTCAGATCGATCAGCCCGAGCATATGCCCACGAGGAATTCCCTGCAGACCGTTTTCGCCGCCCGTGAACGGCAGCTTTAGCGCGAGAAAGAAGATGATCTGGGCCAGAGCCAGCGTGATCATGGCGAAGTAGATGCCCTGACGCCGGATGGCAAGCGCACCGAAGATCGCGCCGAGAACCATCGCGAACAGCGTGCCGGCCAGAATGCCGATCAGCGGGTCGAGCTGCATCACCTTGATGACGTGGCCGGTGATATAGGCCGCCCCGCCGAAAAAGGCCGCGTGACCGAACGAGAGCAGGCCCGTGTAGCCGAGCAACAGGTTGAATGCGCAGGCGAACAGCGCAAAGCACAGCAGCTTCATGGCGAACACGGGGTAGACGAGATACGGCGCGGCCAGGCCGAAGCCGAGCAGCAGTACCCAGAAGACACCGTTCATGGTGATGTGACGCATGGTTTCAGACTTCCTTGCCGAACAGGCCGGCCGGACGAATCAGCAGCACCACGACCATGATGAAGAAGATGACGGTATTGGCGGCCGGCGGATACAGCGCCTGGGTCAGGCCCTGTACCAGCCCCAGCCCCAGCCCGGTGACAATCGCGCCCAGAATGGAGCCCATGCCGCCGATAACCACTACCGCGAACACGGTGATGATCAGATCGGCGCCCATCAGCGGGCTGACCGAGTAGATCGGCGCGGCCAGCACGCCGGCCAGCGCGGCCAGCGCCACACCGAACCCGAACGTCAGCGTCACCATGCGTGGCACGTTGATACCGAACGCCTCCACCAGCTTGGGGTTCTCCACGCCGGCCCGTAGCACCGAGCCGAGGGTGGTTCGCTCGATCACGAACCATGTGGCAAAGCACACCACGATCGAGAACACGATCGCGAACAGCCGGTATTTCGGGAAATACATGAAGCCGAGATTCACGATACCGCTCAATACATCGGGCTGGGCCGGGTAGGCGGTGCCCGAGATATTGAAGTAGTTCGAAAGAATACCCTGCAGGATCAGCGCGATGCCGAAGGTCAGCAACAGGCCGTAGATATGATCGAAGGCGTACAGACGGCGTAGCAGGAACCGTTCGATGAGCATGCCGAAAATGCCGACTACCAGCGGCGCGACGATGAGCGCGGTCCAGAAGCCCATGTGGTAGTCGTCGAAACCCAGCCACGGCCCGAGATAGGAATAGCCGATCAGCGCCACGAACGCACCCAGCATGTAGAGCGCGCCGTGGGCGAAGTTGATCACGTTCAGCAGCCCGAAGATGATCGCAAGACCCAGGCTGAGCATGGCGTAGAACACGCCGGTGCTCAGCCCCAACATGGTTTGCGCAAGAATCGCGTTGAGACTCATGGCTTTATGCGTCGTATCGTGGTCATTCGACTACTCGTCGGCGGGTCACTTGAGCAGCGGGCAGGCGCTGTCGGACAGAGCGATATAGGCTTTCTCGGCGGGAATCGTGCTCACGATGTTGAGCAGGTCCCAGTCGCTTTTGGATTCTTCTGGCGTCTTGACCTGGGCCAGATACATATCGTGCGACATGAGCCCGTTGGCTTCGATCTTGCCGTTCTTGACGAAGAAGTCGTTGAGCTGCATTTCGCCGAGCTGCTTGCGTACCGGCGCGGCTTCGTCGCTGCCTGCGGCCCTGATCGCTTCCAGGTAGTGGGTCACACTCGAGTAGACGCCGGCCTGGACCATGGTCGGCATGGCGCCGTGCTTGTCGAAAAAGCGTTGCGACCATTTGCGCGATTCGTCGTTACGGTCCCAGTAGAATGCGGTGGTGAACTCCAGACCCTTGGCGGTATCCAGGCCGAGTGCCTTCACGTCGGTCAGGAACACCAGCATGCCGGCGAGTTTCTGGCCGCGTTCGACGATGCCGAACGCATTGGCCTGCTTGATCGAATTGACGGTATCGCCGCCGGCGTTGGCCAATCCGATCACGTCCGCCCCGGAGCCGCTGGCCTGCAGCAGGTAGGACGAGAAATCGGTGCTGCTCAGCGGCGCTTCGATGCTACCCAGTACCTCGCCGCCGAGTTCCTTGACCACGCGCGAGGTGTTGTCACGCAGCGAATGCCCAAACGCGTAGTCGGCGGTGATGAAGAACCATTTCTTGCCGCCGTTCTTGACGATCGCCGTGGCCGTGCCGACCGGCAAGGCGTAGGTGTCGTAGACGTAGTGAATGCCGTACTTGGAGCACTGGCTTTCGGTGAGTTCGGAAGAGCCCGCACCGGTGTTGATGGTGATGGTGTTCTTTTCCGAGGCCAGGCCCTGAACAGCCAGCCCGACTGCCGAATTGTCCATGCCCACGAGCATGTCGACATGGTTCTGGTCGATCCACTTGCGCGCGATCGACGAGGCGACGTCGGCCTTGTTCTGGTGGTCGGCGGAGACGATCTCGATCGGTGCGCCCAGTACCTGGCCGCCGAAATCGTCGGCGGCCATCTGCGCAGCGATCACCGCTCCCGGCCCTTCGATCGCCTTGTAGACCCCGGACATATCGGTCAGGACTCCGATCTTGACGCTGTCATTGGAGGCCTGGTCGGCGGCCTGCGCGCCGGAGAAGGCCATCAGGCCAGCGGTG from the Salinisphaera sp. T31B1 genome contains:
- a CDS encoding branched-chain amino acid ABC transporter permease, which translates into the protein MSLNAILAQTMLGLSTGVFYAMLSLGLAIIFGLLNVINFAHGALYMLGAFVALIGYSYLGPWLGFDDYHMGFWTALIVAPLVVGIFGMLIERFLLRRLYAFDHIYGLLLTFGIALILQGILSNYFNISGTAYPAQPDVLSGIVNLGFMYFPKYRLFAIVFSIVVCFATWFVIERTTLGSVLRAGVENPKLVEAFGINVPRMVTLTFGFGVALAALAGVLAAPIYSVSPLMGADLIITVFAVVVIGGMGSILGAIVTGLGLGLVQGLTQALYPPAANTVIFFIMVVVLLIRPAGLFGKEV
- a CDS encoding ABC transporter substrate-binding protein, with product MNKSLLTAACTAGLMAFSGAQAADQASNDSVKIGVLTDMSGVYKAIEGPGAVIAAQMAADDFGGQVLGAPIEIVSADHQNKADVASSIARKWIDQNHVDMLVGMDNSAVGLAVQGLASEKNTITINTGAGSSELTESQCSKYGIHYVYDTYALPVGTATAIVKNGGKKWFFITADYAFGHSLRDNTSRVVKELGGEVLGSIEAPLSSTDFSSYLLQASGSGADVIGLANAGGDTVNSIKQANAFGIVERGQKLAGMLVFLTDVKALGLDTAKGLEFTTAFYWDRNDESRKWSQRFFDKHGAMPTMVQAGVYSSVTHYLEAIRAAGSDEAAPVRKQLGEMQLNDFFVKNGKIEANGLMSHDMYLAQVKTPEESKSDWDLLNIVSTIPAEKAYIALSDSACPLLK
- a CDS encoding AMP-binding protein; translation: MQSIDAFKAARQMLLERREDYTRAYEDFRWPQLEQFNWALDWFDDYAADNDKTALWLVDADGSETKCSFEQMRQRSNQVANFLRASGVERGDTMLVMLDNVAPLWETMLAAIKLGAVVIPATTLLSQNDLGDRLSRGGVTHIVAADEHVAKFEGVAGGLTRIVVGEPAGDWLVFDDAYHAETEFEARGVTHANDPMLLYFTSGTTSKPKLVQHTHQSYPVGSLSTMYWLGLQPDDVHFNISSPGWAKHAWSNLFAPWDAGCTVFVYRSARFSAPEVLSVIADKGVTSLCAPPTVWRLLIQEDLAAYDVRLRSLVGAGEPLNPEVIARVERLWGLKIRDGYGQTETTAQIGNPPGQAMKSGSMGRPLPGYRIALLDPFDQEHDEGEIAIDIRDVRPLGLMAEYRDDPERMKAAMRDGYYRTGDVASRDSEGYFWYVGRADDVFKSSDYRISPFELESILIEHESVAEAAVVPAPDDMKLSVPKAYVVLRRGFEPSRESAKALFEFSRQRLAPYARIRELEFAELPKTISGKIRRVELRAHAAGNEHGEHAYAESDFPELKV
- a CDS encoding branched-chain amino acid ABC transporter permease gives rise to the protein MNGVFWVLLLGFGLAAPYLVYPVFAMKLLCFALFACAFNLLLGYTGLLSFGHAAFFGGAAYITGHVIKVMQLDPLIGILAGTLFAMVLGAIFGALAIRRQGIYFAMITLALAQIIFFLALKLPFTGGENGLQGIPRGHMLGLIDLNDPLAIYYVVFAIFMIGFLIIYRTIHSPFGQILTAIRENEPRARSLGYNVERFKLIAFIISATLAGTAGATKAIIFQFASLTDVHWQMSGEVVLMTLLGGMGTLFGPVAGAGVVITMQDELASFGSWVQVAIGAIFVVCVLIFRRGFVGELARLLKAKST
- the mmsB gene encoding 3-hydroxyisobutyrate dehydrogenase is translated as MSANVAFIGLGNMGAPMAANLIAAGYSLTVFDRVESAMGEAVDQGARRADSAVDAVADAEIVFSMLPAGKHVRELYLDADDAGQGILAAAGADTLLVDCSTIDAETARLVAARAGERGLTMLDAPVSGGVNGAKAGGLTFMVGGDAAGLERVRPLLDVMGKNVFHAGEAGAGQVGKMCNNMLLGILMTGTSEAINLAVANGLDPSVISEIMKNASGGNWALNVYNPYPGVMDNAPASNDYKPGFGVDLMLKDLGLAMDSSLKNGVATPLGSMARSLYSIHSRSGAGARDFSSILELLHGMQEH